The genomic stretch CGCCAGCGAGCGCAGTCGGCGCAGGTGCCGCAGGCGAACTGCTGGTGCGCCGTCACCGGCCGGCCGATCTCCCAGCCGCGCACGGCGGCCCCGACCTCGACGATCGTGCCCGCGAACTCGGCGCCGAGGACGTGCGGCAGGGCGAGCTCCCACGGCGCGGTGCCGGCGCGGCAGTCGAGGTCGACGTGGTTGAGGCCGCACGTGACGGTCTCGACGACGACGTCGTCCGGCCCGCACGGCGGGTCCGGAACCTCCTGCCAGCGCAGGACGCCGGGCGCGCCGTACTCGGTGAAGGCGGCGGCGTGCATGTCAGCGGGCGCTCTCCGAGAATGCGCGGCGCAGCGCGTCGAGCCGGCGGCCGATGATCCGCGCGCCCAGTGCCGACTCGGGGGCGAGCAGCTCGGCGGCGTGGTAGGCGCCCGGGTCGACGTGCAGCTCGGTCGGCACGCCGGCCCGCATCAGCCGTGCGGCGTAGTCGATGTCCTCGTCGCGGAACAGGTCGAGCTCGCCGACGTCGAGGTAGGTGGGCGGGAGGTCCGCCAGGTCCGTGGCGCGCGACGGCGCGGCGTAGGGCGGCACGTCGTCGCGTCCGCGGCGATCGCCGAGCAGCATGCGCCAGGCCTCCTCGTTCGCCGCCCGGTCCCAGATGCCGAGGTCCCGGATCTCGTGGGACGAGGGCCGGTCGTTGCGGTCGTCGAGCATGGGATAGATCAGCGCCTGCAGGACGAGCGGTGGGCCGCCGCGGTCGCGAGCGATGAGCGCGGTGCCGGCCGCGAGGCCACCGCCGCCGCTGGGCCCGAACAGCGCGATCCGGTCGCGGTCGACACCCACCTCCTCCGCGTTGTCCGCCGTCCAGCGCAGCGCCGCATAGCAGTCCTCGACCGGCGCCGGATGCGGGTGCTCGGGGGCGAGCCGGTAGCCCACCGAGACCGTGGTGCAGCCGAGCGCGTCCGTCAGCTCGCGCGCGAGGAGGTCCTCGGAGTCGAGGCTGCCCATGATCATGCCGCCGCCGTGGATGAACAGCAGGCCGGGCCGCGCTCCCTGCGCCGCCCGGGGCCGGTAGATCCGGACCGGCACCGCGGGCTCGCCCTGAGGCCCGGGCGCGTCGCGATCGTGGGCGACGACGGCATCCGAGGGCGGGTGCTCGGCCACCAGCGAGCGCAGCACCTCGTCGGCCCGCTCGCGACGGGCAGCGAGGTCCGCGATCGCGCCCAGGCCGCCCGGGCCCGTCCGCCGTAGGAAGTCGTCGAGGGCCACGAGCGCCTCCGGGTCGACCCGCTCGCGCAGCGCCGAGGACGGGCTCATGTCCGGCGCTCGCTCATGCGGCGGCTACTGTCGCCGCGGACTAGACAGATGTCAAGTGCGCGCGCTGCCCGGCGCTCGAGGACGTCGTGCGCCTGGGCACCGAACGCAAGTCACCGAACGGCGTCAGCGGGGCATTGACTGTCATTCCGATGGCGGTTAGTGTCACGAACGGTGCCGGCGGCGAGGGGCCGCCGGGACGACATCAGGAGGAGACCGTGTTCGCATCGCTGGGCGGCGGAGCCGCCGCGCGCCGCCGGCGGGTCACCGGCGTCGCCGTGGCGCTGTCTGCCGCGGCTCTGGTCGTCGCCGGGTGCGGCGGCTCTGACTCCTCGACGACGACGTCGGGATCGACGGCTGCGCCCGCCGGGACGACCGCATCCACCACGGACGCGGGCGGCCCCGCCGCCTCCGCGCTCCAGCAGGCGCAGGCGGAGCTGGCCAAGATCTCGGGTCCGAAGGGCCAGTTCGGCTCGCCGCCCACCACCGCGCCCAAGCCGGCGACCGGCAAGACGGTGTGGATCGTGTCCGTGGGCCAGAGCGTCCCGGCGATCGCGAAGGTCGTCTCGACGATCGAGTCCATCTCGAAGGACCTCGGCTGGAAGACGCGCGTGTGGGACGGCAAGCTCCAGCCCAACCAGCAGCTCGCCGGCATGCGCGCCGCCGTGGAGGCCAAGGCGGACGCGATCATCAACTACGGCACCGACTGCCCGACGATCCAGGTCGGCCTGCAGGAGGCCAGGGCGGCGAAGATCCCCGTGGTCGGGATCGAGTCGTTCGACTGCGACGTCGTCAAGCCCGGCGCGCCGTCGCTCTTCACGTGGGTGGTGACCTACGAGCAGGGCGACCTGACGCAGTTCCTCACGACGCTCGGCGGCTACCAGGCCGCGTGGGCCATCGCGCACGGCAAGGGGGAGAGCAAGGTCGTGCACTTCCGCGAGACGGACGTGCGCACGCTGCTGACCCTCGCCGACGCCTTCACGGAGGCGATGAAGGCCTGCTCCACCTGCGAGATCGTCGACACGGTGGAGTTCACCGGCGCGGACTACGGCCCGAAGCTCCAGCAGAAGACGCAGCAGGCCCTCGTGCAGCACCCCGAGACCGACTCCGTGTCGGCCGGCGCGGACTCGACCATCACGGGCGGCGTCGGCGCCGGCATCCGCAGCTCCCAGCACAAGCCGCCCGCGATCGGGTGGGAGTGCGACGCGTCGGTGATGCCGCTGCTCAAGAGCGGGATCGAGGGCGCGTGCTTCGACTTCGTGTCCGAGTGGGAGGGGTACGCGGCCGTCGATGCGGTGATCCGGCTCTTCGCCGGCGAGAAGCCGACGACCCAGACCGGCATCGGCATCCGGCTCGTCGACAAGGAGCACAACCTCGACGGGTACGTGCCGGGGAAGGGGCCGGTCGATTACGCGGCGATCTACCGCAAGGCGTGGGGGCTCGGCTGAGCCCCCACGGCGGGTCCGTACGATGCGGGCGTTGACGAACCTCGACGCCCCATCGCCGGGCCGCGGCCAGTCCGAGCGGCGCTTCGCCATCGCCGCGGAAGCCATCCGCCTGTTCGAAGAGCGCGGGCTCGACGCGACGACCGTCGACGACATCGCGGCGGCGGCGGGGATCTCGCCGCGCACGTTCTTCCGCTACTTCGCGACGAAGGAGGCGGCGGCGTTCCCCGACCACGAGGCGCGCATCGCGGAGCTGCGCCGGCGCCTCGGGGCGCGCCGCTCGTCGCCCGAGCCGATCGCCGCCGCGTGCGAGGTCAGCCAGGGGCTCGCGCTCGAGTACTTCAGCGCGTACGGCCTGTATCGCCCGCGGTACCACCTGGTCAAGGAGGTGCCCGCGCTGCGCGACTACGAGCGGCTGATGGACCGCGAGTACGAGGTCGCGCTCGACGAGCACCTGGCCGGCGAGTTGACCGGCGATGCGGCGCCCATCGTCGCCCGCCTCGTCGCGGCCGCGATCGTGGCCGGCGTCAACCACACGCTCGAGGTCTGGGCGAACCAGGACGAGGTCGACGGTGCGCAGCTGCTCGAGCGCACGTTCGCGCAGCTGCGGGCCGCCTTCCCGGACGATCGCTCGAGCGCTCCCGCCTCTGACGGGGCGCCCGCGGAGGACCTGATCGTCGTCGTGCCCGCCAGCAGCGCCCTGCGCGGGGCGATCGTCGAGGCCCTGCGCGGCGCCCGGGGCGACTGACCGCGCCGGTCAGCCGTCCACGCGGACGACGACGGCGGCGCCGGTGTCCCCGGCGGCGCACCCGGTGAAGAGGCCGGTGCCCCCGCCGCGCAGCGCGAGCGCCTCGATGAGCTCGACGATCGCGCGGGCGCCGGTCGGCGCCTGCGGATGCCCGTAGACCAGGCTCGACCCGAACGGGTTGATGCGCTCCTGGGCGATGCCGAGCTCGCGTTCGAGCCACAGGTCGTTGACGGCGAACGGGTTGTGCGTGGTGACGAGATCGAGGTCGCCGGGGCCGAGGCCCGCGGCGTCGAGCGCCGCCCGCGCCGCGGGCGCGGGCGCCTTGGGCATGCGCGCCGGCTCGGTGCGCGCGGTCCCGGACGACACGAGTCGCGCCACGGCGCCGTCGCGCCCGAGTTCCTTCGCCCGCTCGGCGGTGGTGACCAGCAGCCCGGCGGTGCCGTCGGCCGGATGGGTCTGCGTGCCGCCGGTGACCACGCCGCCGGGCCGCGACGGCCGCAGCGCGCGCAGGTCGTCGTGGGTGGTGGCGCGAACGCCGACGTCGGCGTCGACGCTGACGGCGGGCCGCCCGCGGGCGTCCTCGAGCTCGACGGCCACCATGTAGCGGCGCTGGAACGCGCGGTCGTCCGCGAGCGCGCGGCCGTACTGCTCGTAGCGCAGCGCGGCGACCTCGTCGAGCGCCTCGCGCGGGAAGCCGCCCTCCGCCGCGACCGCCTCCGCGGTCGCGATCATCGCCTCGCCCGTCAGCGGATCCGCGGCGAAGCTGTCGAGCGGCAGGTCCTCGCGGTCCACCCGTCCACCGGCCCCGCCGACCCCGGGGTACACGACGTGCGGGCCGTTGCTCGTGCGGTCGGTGAGCACGGTCAGCGCGAGGCCTCCGTCCGACTCGACGGTCGCGGCGGCGGCGCACAGGGCCGCGACGGACGTCGCGCACGCCTGGGCGATCGTCGGCCCGCCGAGATGCGGCGCGCCGATCCGGCTGGCCACGGTCGGCGCGGCGTAGAAGCTGCCCATCTGCGGGATCGTCATGCCCAGCACGAAGCAGCTCAGGTCGCCCGGCTCGATCGCCCGCTCGCGCATCGCCCGCGCGGTCACCGCCACGGCGACGTCGAGGCTCGAGAACGGCGCCAGCGGGCCCTGCCAGCGCGCGAACGGCGACGACCATGCGGCGCCGACCGGGATGTGGCAGCGCTCGAACCTCATTGCCCGGCCTCGGCCGGCTCGAGGACGCGGACCAGCCGCGTCTTGGCCTGGCTGCGCGGCAGCGTTCCCGGTGGCAGCAGCTCGACCTTCGCGCGGACGACGAGCTTGTCGCGGATGCGTCCCTCGAGCGTCGCGCACAGCGTCTCGAGGTCGCCGGGCTCGGCGGCGTGCTCCACGCGGACGCAGACCGGCGGATCGACCTTCGGCAGCGGACCCGGCACGACGATCTCGATCGCCCCCGTCGTCCGCGGAACCGACGACACGACGTCGCTGATCGCCGACGGCCAGACGTTGACCCCGTTGACGATCAGGAGGTCGTCGGTGCGGCCGACGCAGGTGATCCGCGGCGCCGTGCGGCCGCACGGGCACGGGGTCGTACGCACGACGACGCGGTCGCGGGTCCGGAAGCGCACGAGCGAGACGCACTCGCGGTCGAGGTGCGTGGCCACCAGCTCGCCCTCGGCGCCGTCCTCCCACTCGAGCACGTCTCCGGACTCGGGGTCCACGATCTCGGCGATCAGCCGCTCGGGGGCCAGCAGGTGGTTGCCGTCCAGTGCGTCGCACGTCGCCGCGTACATCGGGAACACGTCCGCGTTGCCGACGCTCTCGCGCACCTCGGCCCCGAAGTCGTCGGCGATGCGGTCGCGCACCGCCGGGATCGCGCCGCCCGGCTCGGCGCCGACGAGCACCCGGCGCACGCCGAGCGTGCGCGGGTCGCGCCCGAGCTCGTCGCGCATGTGCTCGGCGAGGTAGCGGGCGTAGGACGGCGTGCACGACAGGATCGTGCCGCCGAGGTCGGCGGCGGAGGACAGGAGCCGGTCGGTCGCTCCGGTGCCGAGCGGGATGAACGTCGCCCCGATGCGCTGCACCGCCTCGGCGAGCGGCAGGCCGCCGACGAAGAACCCCAGGCCGAACGCATGCAGGACGACGTCGTCCGGGCGCATCCCCTCGCACCAGTACACGCGCGCGGCGATGTCGGCCCAGGCGTCGGCGTCGGCGGCGGTGACCCCGACGTAGCTGGGCCGCCCGGTGGTCCCGCTGGAGGCGTGGACGCGGACGACGTCGCGCATCGGCACGCCGGCGTACTCGCCGAGCGGCGGAGCCGCGAGCTGGCTCTCGCGCAGCTCCGCCTTGTCGGTGAACGGCAGGTTGCGCAGGTCGCGCGGGCGCCGGATCGACCGGGCGTCGCAGCCCGCCTCGGCCAGCTTGCGGGCGTAGAACGGCGACCGCGCGACGAGCGCGGGGAGGTGGCGTTGCAGCAGGCGGGACTGGAGGTCGTCCACCTCGCCGGCGGACATCGTCTCGAGGTGCTCGCTGTAGTACGCCGCGGTCATCGGCGGGGTCCGGACGGGCTCACGCCCACGACGCTAACGGCATTGACTGTCATCTTCAAGTCAGTTACTGTCAAATGGTCGCTGGCCCACGCCTTGGGAGAGAGCCCCGTGCCCGTCCTGTCGTCCGTCAAGCCCCCGCCCGTCGTCGACCGTCTGCTGGCCGAGCCCGCGCGCAAGATGCTCATCGGCGGCGAATGGGTCGAGGCGAGGTCCGGCAAGACGTTCGAGGTCGTCGACCCGACGACGGCGCGGGTCATCGCGACGGTCCCGGAAGCGGATCGGGCGGACGTCGATGCGGCCGTGGGCGCCGCCCGTGCCGCGCTCGACGGTCCCTGGTCGCGCCTGCTGCCGCACGAGCGCCAGGCCCTGATCCTGCGCCTCGCGGACCTCGTCGAGGAGCACGGCGAGGAGATCGCCGCGCTCGAGACGCTCAACCAGGGCAAGCTGCTCGCGGTCGCCGAGACCGTCGAGGTCGAGATGGCCGCGGACTACCTGCGCTACATGGCCGGGTGGGCGACGAAGCTCGAGGGCTCGACCCTGCAGCTGTCCCCTCGCATGACCGAGGGGGTCGGCTACCACGCGTTCACGCGCCCCGAGCCCGTCGGGGTGGTGGCGTGCATCGTCCCGTGGAACTTCCCGCACCTCATGGCGGTGTGGAAGGTCGCGCCCGCTCTGGCCACCGGCTGCACGGCCGTGCTCAAGCCCGCGGAGCAGACCCCGCTGACCGCGCTGAAGTTCGCCGCGCTCGTCGAGGAGGCCGGCTTCCCGCCGGGCGTCGTCAACGTGGTCACGGGCCACGGCGAGCCGACCGGGGCGGCGCTCGTCAAGCACAAGGGCATCGACAAGATCGCCTTCACCGGCTCGACCGCCGTCGGCAAGCGCATCGGCGTCGAGGCGATGAAGAACATGACGCGGGTGTCGCTCGAGCTCGGCGGCAAGTCCCCGGTGCTCGTGCTCGACGACATCGACCCCGAGTTCATCGGCCCGGCGATGCTCGGCGGGCTGTTCTTCAACTCCGGCCAGCAGTGCGTCGCCGGGTCGCGCCTGTACGCGCCCGCGCGGCGTTTCGACGAGATCGTCGAGAAGGTCGCCTACTACGCGGACTTCCTGAAGGTCGGCTCGCCGTTCGACCCCAACGTCCAGCTGGGGCCGGTCGTCTCGCAGGTGCAGCGCGACCGCATCCTCGAGTACATCGAGTCAGGGCGGGCCGACGGCGCCGAGGTCGTCCTCGGCGGGGGAGTGATCGAGGGCGACGGCTACTTCGTCGAGCCGACGATCCTCGCCAACACGAGCCACGACATGCGGGTCGTGCGCGAGGAGATCTTCGGGCCGGTGCTCGTCGCGATGCCCTACCGCGACCTCGACGACCTCGTCGAGAAGGCCAACGACACGGAGTACGGGTTGGCCGCCAGCATCTGGAGCCAGAACCTGAGCCGCGTCCTCGAGCTCATCCCCCGGATCCGGGCCGGCACGGTCTGGGTCAACACCCATGGCGTGCTCGACGCCAACATGCCGTTCGGGGGCTTCAAGCAGTCAGGCATCGGCCGTGAGCACGGCCGCGCCGCCATCGACCACTACACGGAGACGAAGTCCGTGTGCATCGCCTACTGAGGCCACCGATGTCCGACACCACGATCAGCTCCGACCAGCACACCAACGGCGGATCGCCGGTCGCCGGCCACCAGCCGACCACCGCGCCGTCCGCACCCGGAGCGGCGGCGCCGCGCGCGACCACCCGTCAGACGCTCAAGAAGGCCAAGCGCGAGCGCCTACTGGCCGCCCACGAACGGCGCCGGGAGCACCTGGAGCGCCACGCCCATCCGCTCGATCCGCTGTCGCCGTCCGAGACGCAGCTCGCGGTGCGCCTGGTCCGCGAGCACAAGCGCTTCGCCTACGGCATGCGCTTCTCGATGCTGATGCTCGTCGAGCCCACGCGCGACCAGCTGCACGGGCCGCGGCGCGCGCGCGATCTCGACCGGCGCGCCGAGGTCGTGCTCATCGACGTCCCGGGACGGACGTCCTGGCGCGTCATGCTGAACCTCACGAAGGCCAAGGTCACGTCCTGGCGCGAGATCGAGGGTCACCAGCCGCCGATCGTCACCGACGAGTTCGTCGAGGTCGAGGTCGAGGCGAAGTTCGACGGCCGCGTCCAGGAGGCGCTGCGCCGCCGCGGCCTGGACCTCCAGCAGCGCAACCTCGTCAACGTCGACCCGTGGTCGTCCGGCAACTTCGGCGAGCCCGAGGAGAACGACCGGCGCATCGCGCGCGGCCTGTTCAACATGCGCAACCACGCCGACGACAACGCGTACGCGCACCCGATCGACGGCCTCTCCGTCGTCTACGACCTCTACGGCGAGGAGATCATCAAGGTCGAGGACGAGGAGGTGCGGCCGGTCCCGTCGGAGAGCTCGAACTACGCCGCGCACTTCCAGGATCGGTGGCGGACGGATCTCAAGCCGCTGGACATCGTCCAGCCCGAGGGCCCGAGCTTCAGCGTCGAGGGCTGGCAGGTGCGGTGGCAGAAGTGGAGCTTCCGGGTCGGCTTCAACCAGCGCGAGGGCCTCACCCTGCACGAGGTCTCCTACGACGACGACGGAAC from Capillimicrobium parvum encodes the following:
- a CDS encoding alpha/beta hydrolase, whose protein sequence is MSPSSALRERVDPEALVALDDFLRRTGPGGLGAIADLAARRERADEVLRSLVAEHPPSDAVVAHDRDAPGPQGEPAVPVRIYRPRAAQGARPGLLFIHGGGMIMGSLDSEDLLARELTDALGCTTVSVGYRLAPEHPHPAPVEDCYAALRWTADNAEEVGVDRDRIALFGPSGGGGLAAGTALIARDRGGPPLVLQALIYPMLDDRNDRPSSHEIRDLGIWDRAANEEAWRMLLGDRRGRDDVPPYAAPSRATDLADLPPTYLDVGELDLFRDEDIDYAARLMRAGVPTELHVDPGAYHAAELLAPESALGARIIGRRLDALRRAFSESAR
- a CDS encoding sugar ABC transporter substrate-binding protein, coding for MFASLGGGAAARRRRVTGVAVALSAAALVVAGCGGSDSSTTTSGSTAAPAGTTASTTDAGGPAASALQQAQAELAKISGPKGQFGSPPTTAPKPATGKTVWIVSVGQSVPAIAKVVSTIESISKDLGWKTRVWDGKLQPNQQLAGMRAAVEAKADAIINYGTDCPTIQVGLQEARAAKIPVVGIESFDCDVVKPGAPSLFTWVVTYEQGDLTQFLTTLGGYQAAWAIAHGKGESKVVHFRETDVRTLLTLADAFTEAMKACSTCEIVDTVEFTGADYGPKLQQKTQQALVQHPETDSVSAGADSTITGGVGAGIRSSQHKPPAIGWECDASVMPLLKSGIEGACFDFVSEWEGYAAVDAVIRLFAGEKPTTQTGIGIRLVDKEHNLDGYVPGKGPVDYAAIYRKAWGLG
- a CDS encoding TetR family transcriptional regulator, translating into MTNLDAPSPGRGQSERRFAIAAEAIRLFEERGLDATTVDDIAAAAGISPRTFFRYFATKEAAAFPDHEARIAELRRRLGARRSSPEPIAAACEVSQGLALEYFSAYGLYRPRYHLVKEVPALRDYERLMDREYEVALDEHLAGELTGDAAPIVARLVAAAIVAGVNHTLEVWANQDEVDGAQLLERTFAQLRAAFPDDRSSAPASDGAPAEDLIVVVPASSALRGAIVEALRGARGD
- a CDS encoding thiolase family protein — its product is MRFERCHIPVGAAWSSPFARWQGPLAPFSSLDVAVAVTARAMRERAIEPGDLSCFVLGMTIPQMGSFYAAPTVASRIGAPHLGGPTIAQACATSVAALCAAAATVESDGGLALTVLTDRTSNGPHVVYPGVGGAGGRVDREDLPLDSFAADPLTGEAMIATAEAVAAEGGFPREALDEVAALRYEQYGRALADDRAFQRRYMVAVELEDARGRPAVSVDADVGVRATTHDDLRALRPSRPGGVVTGGTQTHPADGTAGLLVTTAERAKELGRDGAVARLVSSGTARTEPARMPKAPAPAARAALDAAGLGPGDLDLVTTHNPFAVNDLWLERELGIAQERINPFGSSLVYGHPQAPTGARAIVELIEALALRGGGTGLFTGCAAGDTGAAVVVRVDG
- a CDS encoding phenylacetate--CoA ligase family protein; its protein translation is MTAAYYSEHLETMSAGEVDDLQSRLLQRHLPALVARSPFYARKLAEAGCDARSIRRPRDLRNLPFTDKAELRESQLAAPPLGEYAGVPMRDVVRVHASSGTTGRPSYVGVTAADADAWADIAARVYWCEGMRPDDVVLHAFGLGFFVGGLPLAEAVQRIGATFIPLGTGATDRLLSSAADLGGTILSCTPSYARYLAEHMRDELGRDPRTLGVRRVLVGAEPGGAIPAVRDRIADDFGAEVRESVGNADVFPMYAATCDALDGNHLLAPERLIAEIVDPESGDVLEWEDGAEGELVATHLDRECVSLVRFRTRDRVVVRTTPCPCGRTAPRITCVGRTDDLLIVNGVNVWPSAISDVVSSVPRTTGAIEIVVPGPLPKVDPPVCVRVEHAAEPGDLETLCATLEGRIRDKLVVRAKVELLPPGTLPRSQAKTRLVRVLEPAEAGQ
- a CDS encoding aldehyde dehydrogenase family protein produces the protein MLIGGEWVEARSGKTFEVVDPTTARVIATVPEADRADVDAAVGAARAALDGPWSRLLPHERQALILRLADLVEEHGEEIAALETLNQGKLLAVAETVEVEMAADYLRYMAGWATKLEGSTLQLSPRMTEGVGYHAFTRPEPVGVVACIVPWNFPHLMAVWKVAPALATGCTAVLKPAEQTPLTALKFAALVEEAGFPPGVVNVVTGHGEPTGAALVKHKGIDKIAFTGSTAVGKRIGVEAMKNMTRVSLELGGKSPVLVLDDIDPEFIGPAMLGGLFFNSGQQCVAGSRLYAPARRFDEIVEKVAYYADFLKVGSPFDPNVQLGPVVSQVQRDRILEYIESGRADGAEVVLGGGVIEGDGYFVEPTILANTSHDMRVVREEIFGPVLVAMPYRDLDDLVEKANDTEYGLAASIWSQNLSRVLELIPRIRAGTVWVNTHGVLDANMPFGGFKQSGIGREHGRAAIDHYTETKSVCIAY